A stretch of Campylobacter concisus DNA encodes these proteins:
- the atpD gene encoding F0F1 ATP synthase subunit beta → MKGVISQVMGPVVDVDFNDYLPKINEAIEVFFEVEGKKHKLILEVAAHLGDNRVRTIAMDMSEGLTRGLEAKSLGAPISVPVGEKVLGRIFNVVGDLIDEGEGINFDKHWSIHRDPPPFEEQSTKSEIFETGIKVVDLLAPYAKGGKVGLFGGAGVGKTVIIMELIHNVAFKHSGYSVFAGVGERTREGNDLYHEMKESNVLDKVALCYGQMNEPPGARNRIALTGLTMAEYFRDEMGLDVLMFIDNIFRFSQSGAEMSALLGRIPSAVGYQPTLASEMGKFQERITSTKKGSITSVQAVYVPADDLTDPAPATVFAHLDATTVLNRSIAEKGIYPAVDPLDSTSRMLDPQILGADHYKVARGVQAVLQKYKDLQDIIAILGMDELSEEDKLTVDRARKIERFLSQPFFVAEVFTGSPGKYVSLDENIAGFKGILEGKYDHLPEAAFYMVGNIDEALAKAEKLKA, encoded by the coding sequence ATGAAGGGTGTTATTAGTCAAGTCATGGGCCCTGTGGTCGATGTTGACTTTAATGACTACTTGCCAAAGATCAATGAAGCTATCGAAGTTTTCTTTGAGGTTGAGGGCAAGAAACATAAACTAATATTAGAAGTTGCTGCTCACCTAGGTGATAATAGAGTTAGAACGATAGCTATGGATATGAGTGAGGGTCTGACTCGTGGCTTAGAGGCTAAATCGCTTGGTGCACCTATAAGTGTGCCAGTTGGTGAAAAAGTTTTGGGTAGAATTTTTAACGTAGTTGGCGATTTGATCGACGAGGGTGAGGGTATCAATTTTGATAAGCACTGGTCTATCCACCGCGATCCTCCTCCATTTGAAGAGCAAAGCACAAAAAGTGAAATTTTTGAAACTGGTATCAAGGTAGTCGACCTTCTAGCTCCTTACGCAAAGGGCGGTAAAGTAGGTCTATTTGGTGGTGCTGGTGTTGGTAAAACGGTTATTATTATGGAGCTTATCCACAACGTTGCGTTTAAACACAGCGGTTATTCTGTATTTGCAGGCGTTGGTGAGAGAACTCGTGAAGGAAATGACCTTTATCACGAAATGAAAGAAAGTAATGTTTTGGATAAAGTTGCCTTGTGCTATGGTCAAATGAATGAGCCACCAGGAGCAAGAAACCGTATCGCACTAACTGGTCTTACAATGGCTGAGTACTTCCGTGATGAGATGGGGCTTGATGTTTTGATGTTTATCGATAATATCTTCCGTTTTTCTCAATCAGGCGCAGAAATGTCAGCTCTACTTGGACGTATCCCATCAGCTGTTGGTTATCAGCCAACTCTTGCAAGTGAGATGGGTAAATTCCAAGAGAGAATTACATCAACTAAAAAAGGTTCAATTACATCCGTTCAAGCTGTTTACGTTCCAGCTGATGACCTTACGGATCCAGCTCCTGCAACTGTTTTTGCTCACCTTGATGCTACAACAGTTCTTAACAGATCGATCGCAGAGAAAGGTATCTATCCAGCTGTTGATCCGCTTGATTCAACATCAAGAATGCTCGATCCTCAAATTTTAGGAGCAGATCACTATAAGGTAGCTCGCGGCGTTCAAGCTGTGCTCCAAAAATATAAAGATCTTCAAGATATCATTGCGATCCTTGGTATGGACGAACTTAGCGAAGAAGATAAGTTAACAGTTGATAGAGCAAGAAAGATCGAGAGATTTTTATCTCAGCCATTCTTTGTTGCTGAAGTATTTACAGGTAGCCCTGGTAAATATGTAAGTCTTGACGAAAATATTGCTGGCTTTAAGGGAATTTTAGAGGGTAAATATGACCATTTACCAGAAGCAGCATTTTATATGGTTGGAAATATAGATGAGGCTTTAGCTAAAGCTGAGAAACTTAAGGCTTAA
- the atpC gene encoding ATP synthase F1 subunit epsilon has protein sequence MDKLHLEIVTPQGQIFNDDVSSVVLPGSEGEFGVLPNHASLISLLKAGIIDIEHKNKKHDVVAINWGYAKIDEGKVVILADGAVYVSGDSESELANSLEAARNLIESMSSDTNAFAATISKMENVVRTR, from the coding sequence ATGGATAAATTACATTTAGAGATCGTAACTCCTCAAGGTCAGATATTTAATGATGACGTGAGCAGTGTAGTGCTTCCAGGTAGCGAGGGTGAGTTTGGTGTTTTACCAAACCATGCCTCATTAATATCTCTTTTAAAAGCAGGTATTATAGATATAGAACATAAAAATAAAAAACATGATGTTGTTGCGATTAACTGGGGCTATGCAAAGATTGACGAAGGTAAGGTAGTAATACTTGCTGACGGTGCGGTTTACGTCTCTGGTGATAGTGAAAGTGAGCTTGCAAATTCATTGGAAGCTGCTAGAAATTTGATAGAGAGCATGAGTAGTGATACAAATGCTTTTGCAGCAACTATATCTAAAATGGAAAATGTAGTGAGAACTAGATAA
- a CDS encoding MotA/TolQ/ExbB proton channel family protein, whose protein sequence is MGGIDLFLNYIQRSSFITIIVLTWLSIYFIVSFTILFSRMAGIGAWQKREQNALEALLMGAKNIPNDSSLRKCANGRISREKLNVCISIAEKNATSGLTWLSVIASTSPFIGLFGTVVSILETFSQLGNGGGSSLGIIAPAISEALVATGCGIFVAIPAYTFNLLIKRKAYELMSVIERQADVMIALKKDDEIL, encoded by the coding sequence GTGGGCGGTATAGATTTATTTTTAAATTACATTCAAAGAAGCAGTTTTATTACAATTATTGTTTTAACTTGGCTGTCAATATATTTTATAGTTAGTTTCACAATTCTTTTTTCAAGAATGGCTGGTATTGGAGCTTGGCAAAAACGTGAGCAAAATGCACTTGAAGCATTGCTCATGGGTGCTAAAAATATTCCAAATGATTCGTCTTTGAGAAAATGTGCAAATGGAAGGATCTCAAGAGAAAAACTAAACGTATGTATAAGTATAGCCGAGAAAAATGCTACAAGTGGGCTAACGTGGCTAAGTGTAATAGCATCTACTTCGCCTTTTATCGGTCTTTTTGGAACCGTTGTTTCTATTTTAGAGACATTTTCACAGCTTGGAAATGGTGGAGGTTCATCACTTGGTATTATCGCTCCAGCTATTTCAGAGGCACTTGTTGCAACTGGTTGCGGAATTTTTGTTGCCATCCCAGCATATACATTTAACTTACTCATAAAAAGAAAAGCTTATGAATTAATGAGTGTTATTGAGCGTCAGGCTGATGTAATGATAGCACTTAAAAAAGATGATGAGATACTATAA
- a CDS encoding biopolymer transporter ExbD: MAVKFTDETPELNITPLVDIMLVLLAILMVTMPTITYQEDITLPDGSKAKTSTSKQKDLIVSINSQGQVRVDQSTMSLAEFPDNIALMSTKYDKTSPIYIKADKNLKYDDVMFVLKTLKGAGFNKVALETNG; this comes from the coding sequence ATGGCCGTTAAATTTACCGATGAGACACCAGAGCTAAATATAACTCCTCTTGTTGATATTATGCTTGTTTTACTAGCCATTTTAATGGTTACTATGCCAACCATAACATATCAAGAGGATATTACTCTTCCGGATGGTTCAAAGGCGAAAACTTCAACATCTAAGCAAAAAGACCTTATAGTATCTATAAATTCGCAAGGACAAGTTAGAGTTGATCAAAGCACTATGAGCCTTGCTGAGTTTCCCGATAATATCGCATTAATGAGTACAAAATACGATAAAACCTCGCCTATCTATATAAAAGCTGATAAAAATTTAAAATACGATGATGTTATGTTTGTATTAAAGACTTTGAAAGGTGCTGGTTTTAATAAAGTAGCTTTAGAGACAAACGGTTAA
- a CDS encoding TonB C-terminal domain-containing protein, translated as MSNKVKFPTLSSFLVASCIYVIIILVLFIKLTFFAEPPKKYTDDKDAIMDVVMVDREVDQTIKAPKQADEVVKEPKPEPKKESEEDKQETTNKPVVPDEPLPTPSLPTPPKEEPKPEPKKPEPKPEILKPSEEPKEDIKPEPKPEPKPTPKPVEKPKPKEPNIKDLFSDIDPTKLKKDDGIKKAENKVQSRKKSEASSSKAAKEASDIIKSLKIDQNPTAPKSQSTGTYDPLMGAITKQIQRRWQSYKADSANLAKVKVMIDQSGNFSYEILELSYNEEFNAKVRECLEKLTTEKFPFNPDKSTTFNLNLEDKIDQNL; from the coding sequence ATGTCAAATAAAGTTAAATTTCCAACGCTTAGTTCGTTTCTTGTAGCATCTTGTATTTACGTTATTATTATACTTGTTTTGTTTATAAAGCTTACTTTTTTTGCAGAACCTCCTAAAAAATATACCGATGATAAAGATGCTATTATGGATGTGGTTATGGTTGATAGAGAAGTTGATCAAACCATTAAAGCTCCAAAACAAGCAGATGAAGTAGTTAAAGAGCCAAAGCCTGAACCTAAAAAGGAATCTGAAGAAGATAAACAAGAGACTACAAATAAGCCTGTTGTACCAGATGAACCATTACCTACCCCAAGCTTACCAACTCCTCCAAAAGAAGAGCCAAAGCCTGAGCCTAAAAAACCAGAACCAAAACCAGAAATTTTAAAACCAAGTGAAGAACCCAAAGAAGATATTAAGCCAGAGCCAAAACCTGAGCCTAAGCCTACACCAAAGCCAGTTGAAAAGCCAAAACCAAAAGAGCCAAATATAAAAGACCTCTTTAGTGACATAGACCCTACAAAACTCAAAAAAGATGATGGTATAAAAAAGGCCGAAAATAAAGTGCAAAGCCGTAAAAAAAGCGAAGCTTCTAGTTCAAAAGCCGCAAAAGAAGCTAGTGATATAATAAAGAGTTTAAAGATAGATCAAAATCCAACTGCTCCAAAATCACAATCTACTGGTACTTACGATCCACTAATGGGTGCAATAACAAAACAAATTCAAAGAAGATGGCAAAGCTATAAGGCCGATTCTGCAAATTTAGCTAAAGTTAAAGTTATGATAGATCAGAGCGGAAATTTTAGCTATGAAATTTTAGAGCTATCATATAATGAAGAATTTAACGCAAAAGTAAGAGAGTGCTTAGAAAAACTTACAACGGAGAAATTTCCATTCAATCCAGACAAAAGCACTACTTTTAATTTAAATTTAGAAGATAAAATAGATCAAAATTTATAA
- the tolB gene encoding Tol-Pal system protein TolB, with the protein MKKIFLFLCVALGLYAADATISVVNQGIALPKIALQDATTAVSDMGFKDKFFKIMLGDLKVSSDFEVIEDHVLSTYEGDATTNTMSDKGVELIFRYALEGSMGSPLTLRVKLINAKTATTRYEKVYTMPDGAKYPFLAHKSIVELTNELNLPPVGWMEKFIILSKYTSARQSSIIVADYTLTYQKTIVSGGLNIFPKWAGADQSKFYYTSYVNNKPTLFRYDLNSGTKTKIIDSIGMLIASDVSKDGSKILLTMAPKDQPDIFIYNTNSKNLTQITNYPGIDVNGNFVDNDSKIVFVSDRLGYPNVFATPAISGGSVEQMVFHGKNNNSVSTFENYVVYSSREASGSFNIYLISTQTDFIRQLTANGKNNYPRFSSDGQSVVFIKELGGQSSLGVVRLNENRSFQFPLKVGKIQSIDW; encoded by the coding sequence ATGAAGAAAATTTTTCTTTTTTTATGTGTTGCTCTAGGGCTTTATGCTGCTGATGCAACCATATCTGTTGTAAATCAAGGTATTGCCTTGCCAAAGATAGCTTTGCAAGATGCAACAACTGCTGTTAGCGATATGGGTTTTAAAGATAAATTCTTTAAAATCATGCTAGGAGATCTAAAGGTTAGTTCCGATTTTGAAGTAATCGAAGATCATGTGCTTTCTACCTATGAAGGAGATGCGACTACTAATACAATGAGTGATAAAGGCGTCGAGCTTATCTTTAGATATGCTCTTGAAGGCTCTATGGGCTCGCCTCTTACTTTAAGAGTAAAACTGATAAATGCTAAAACAGCAACCACAAGGTATGAGAAAGTTTACACTATGCCAGACGGTGCAAAGTATCCGTTTTTGGCGCATAAAAGTATAGTTGAGCTTACTAATGAGCTAAATTTACCACCAGTTGGCTGGATGGAAAAATTTATTATTCTTTCAAAATATACTTCAGCTCGCCAAAGCTCTATCATAGTTGCTGATTATACACTTACATATCAAAAGACTATAGTAAGTGGCGGACTAAACATTTTCCCAAAATGGGCAGGCGCCGATCAAAGTAAATTTTACTATACATCTTATGTGAATAATAAGCCAACTTTATTTAGATATGATCTAAATTCTGGTACAAAAACAAAGATAATTGATAGCATTGGCATGCTTATAGCCTCAGATGTTAGTAAGGATGGAAGTAAAATTTTATTAACTATGGCACCAAAAGATCAACCAGACATCTTTATCTATAATACAAATAGTAAAAATTTGACGCAGATTACTAATTATCCAGGTATAGATGTAAATGGAAATTTTGTAGATAATGACAGTAAGATAGTTTTTGTATCAGATAGGCTTGGTTATCCTAACGTTTTTGCAACCCCAGCGATTTCTGGTGGAAGCGTTGAACAAATGGTATTTCATGGTAAGAATAACAACTCTGTAAGCACATTTGAAAATTATGTTGTTTATTCAAGTAGAGAAGCAAGCGGTAGTTTTAATATATATCTAATTTCAACTCAAACGGATTTTATACGCCAGCTTACAGCAAATGGCAAAAATAACTATCCAAGATTCTCAAGCGATGGGCAAAGTGTCGTCTTTATAAAAGAGCTTGGCGGTCAAAGTTCACTAGGGGTTGTTAGGTTAAATGAAAACAGAAGTTTTCAGTTTCCTTTAAAAGTAGGAAAAATTCAGTCTATAGATTGGTAA
- a CDS encoding OmpA family protein → MKKVVLASVAVATLLLSGCSSKNPEVDMNSNSNQSADNSGSMSDADRLAALIANIESQVKSVYFDFDKFNIKADQQGVVSSNASVFNQADAQALSIKVEGNCDEWGTDEYNYALGLKRAKSAKDALVRNGVSADRIAVVSFGESNPVCTDKTKACDAQNRRADFKVLP, encoded by the coding sequence ATGAAAAAAGTAGTTCTAGCAAGTGTTGCAGTTGCAACTTTATTGTTGAGCGGTTGTAGCTCAAAAAACCCTGAAGTTGATATGAATTCAAATTCAAATCAATCTGCAGACAATTCAGGTAGCATGAGTGATGCTGATAGATTAGCAGCTCTTATTGCTAATATCGAGAGTCAAGTTAAAAGTGTATACTTTGACTTTGATAAATTTAATATCAAAGCTGATCAACAAGGTGTTGTTAGCTCAAATGCATCAGTATTCAACCAAGCTGACGCTCAAGCTCTTTCTATAAAAGTAGAAGGTAACTGCGATGAGTGGGGTACAGATGAGTATAACTATGCTCTTGGTTTAAAACGTGCTAAAAGTGCTAAAGATGCTCTTGTAAGAAATGGCGTTAGTGCTGATAGAATCGCTGTAGTTAGCTTTGGAGAAAGCAATCCAGTTTGTACAGACAAAACAAAAGCTTGCGATGCTCAAAATAGACGTGCAGATTTCAAAGTACTTCCATAA
- a CDS encoding tetratricopeptide repeat protein, protein MNKKIIVVALIGATISITSGQEISAFDAGNMDSANPYGLTDNEKATLNNKRSVQNIEENMNSVLEQLQGLQSLIESMSARMNKLEQRINDIETKVNGGISDSGVSLTSLKAYVDETRDIQDKNYKNITAALNKLGAIMDKNTAQPKQNTNPKQQNKPTSNFSGKSDKDILADGIKLLNSGNSTEAAEYFEYLNKKGYKTGATNYYLGEVAYSQKSYSTAIQYYKKSIQDEDKADYTPKLLYHTAISFDKIGDTQSANRFYKALKVGYPDSKEAKASPNRN, encoded by the coding sequence ATGAATAAAAAAATAATTGTAGTGGCTCTAATTGGAGCCACTATCTCTATTACCTCCGGCCAAGAAATTTCAGCTTTTGATGCAGGCAATATGGATAGTGCGAATCCATATGGTCTAACTGACAATGAAAAAGCTACCCTAAATAATAAGCGAAGTGTTCAAAATATTGAAGAGAATATGAATAGTGTTTTAGAACAACTTCAAGGTTTGCAAAGCTTGATTGAGAGCATGAGTGCTAGAATGAATAAGCTTGAGCAGAGAATAAATGATATAGAGACGAAGGTAAATGGGGGCATAAGTGATTCTGGTGTAAGTTTGACATCACTGAAGGCTTATGTTGATGAAACTAGAGATATACAAGACAAAAACTACAAGAATATTACTGCTGCCTTAAATAAATTAGGTGCAATAATGGATAAAAATACTGCCCAACCAAAGCAAAATACAAATCCAAAACAACAAAATAAGCCAACTTCAAATTTTAGTGGAAAAAGCGATAAAGATATTTTGGCTGATGGCATTAAACTTTTAAATTCTGGCAATAGCACAGAAGCAGCTGAATATTTTGAATATTTAAATAAAAAAGGCTATAAAACTGGGGCAACAAATTATTATTTAGGTGAAGTTGCTTACAGTCAAAAATCATACAGCACAGCTATACAATACTACAAAAAAAGTATACAGGACGAAGATAAGGCTGACTATACACCAAAACTTCTATATCACACAGCTATAAGCTTTGATAAGATAGGTGATACGCAAAGTGCAAATAGATTTTATAAGGCTTTAAAAGTCGGTTATCCAGATAGCAAAGAAGCCAAAGCCTCTCCCAATAGAAACTAA
- a CDS encoding FKBP-type peptidyl-prolyl cis-trans isomerase: MIVSKDQVITMFYELKDANTGEILESNMQEGGQISFITGHGHIIEKLEEEVSKLKSGERATISVKAAEGCGEYNNEAIQSLPKEQFAGIDLHEGMELFGQNEDGSSVRVIVKEIKDDEVTVDFNHPYAGKDLLFNVEVLEVRDATEDEKATGMVAGAHTCGCGGHDHEHEHECCGGHGHGHGHGHEDGGCGCGGHGHHHH, translated from the coding sequence ATTATTGTGAGTAAAGATCAAGTTATAACTATGTTTTACGAACTAAAAGATGCTAACACTGGTGAAATTTTAGAGTCAAACATGCAAGAAGGTGGCCAAATTTCATTTATAACAGGGCATGGCCATATTATAGAAAAGCTTGAAGAAGAAGTAAGCAAATTAAAATCAGGCGAAAGAGCAACTATAAGCGTAAAGGCAGCAGAGGGTTGTGGTGAATATAATAATGAAGCCATTCAGTCGTTACCAAAAGAGCAATTTGCTGGTATAGATTTGCATGAAGGAATGGAACTTTTTGGTCAAAATGAGGATGGCTCAAGCGTTCGTGTTATTGTTAAAGAGATCAAAGATGACGAAGTAACAGTTGATTTTAATCACCCATATGCTGGTAAAGATTTGTTATTTAATGTTGAAGTTTTAGAAGTCAGAGATGCGACAGAAGATGAAAAAGCAACAGGTATGGTAGCCGGGGCTCATACTTGCGGTTGCGGTGGTCACGATCATGAGCATGAACATGAGTGCTGCGGGGGTCATGGACATGGGCATGGACACGGACACGAGGATGGTGGTTGCGGTTGCGGTGGACACGGACATCACCATCATTAA